The genomic stretch tgattgACATTTGATAgtttcatgtgacacataaagtttgaatgaccattTTCTCTCCAggtggtaagatgaaaaaacactggggcaagttaaattaaaataatttaggaaacaatgAGCAGCATTACTTTAGACCTTGTTTAATTTGTACGagctaaaatagccaatattgtttgtaacTTAAAGTAAAGTATTGATAtccaattttgatatcaatacttttaacggcaggcctagattttacAAGTTACAAgtcatttttgtacgttgaggtttttttatttattaaaagatTCGTATTAACAAACGTAATATCAGTTTTTATAATGTGCCGGCACTTCTTTCTTAGCGCAGTGTTCTCAGGTTGTATACGCCACAGGAAATAgttcaaactgaaataatgttcaattaaaatttttgaGGAATAATTGGGCAATTTGCATATGTACAACCTCGGGAGTTATAAAGTCACTGTACATactgctttggagttacctgAAGTGATTTTCATGCTCTAGAGACCACGACGGCCCGAATGCCATGTAGCCTAGGCTACTTGACATTGTACATCTGACAGGTCGGCAGAGacctctgtaaatatttaaattatccTTCATCGCACACAAAATTGGTCTAGGCCAATTGAAAACGTACACGAAAACAGAATTTTTATCAAAATATccaagaaaatgaacaaatgatcTCTTTAAGCAATCTTTGGGAACTGTTTGTGTGCGTCTATGCAGAATTTCGATATAGTACATATTATGTAGCCTAACAGTAAATCCGACGCAAAGCCTTCGCGTTGCACAACGCTTGACATCCTCCTCTGATGGGCGAATTATTTCTGGAAGATACCACACCAAGCAACATTAACCATGGGCTTCCGATCAATGAGCAAGGAAATCATTTTctacttcttttttattttgtttttttgtagcaaGTCCCATCGTCACgtgatttgtgtgtgcacgtgtaatTGACAGAGAAGCtcatggagagggagagaggaacgATAGGGCGAGACGCGAGTGGAGGCACTCGAGGCAAACCGAACTCGTTTTGGCGACCGACGGGGCCCTTCGGGTGTAACTGTCCTCGCCCGAGGTCCCTCTGACGCCCATAATGccgtttaaaaatgtaataaatagtCATTAATGAAACTAGAATAATTTCAACACAAAGAGAGAGCAGATAAGATATGGGCAAGACTATCCCGGAAATCATATCTACACGCAGCCGGTCACGTACTGTATGTTTGTTCCCTGTCACAGAGGTAAGCTGTAACTTgcatttgctttgtgtgtgcgcatttacTGGAAAACACATGCAAGCTGAAGAACATGCCTCTAAGCACAGTTTATTCTGAAGTGagcaaataatacatttcatttatgatTTTAGAATGGACAATACGTATGTACACGTTAGGAACGTGTTGGGTTGGTAGGCTAGTAGTAGGGCTCAATCGTGGAAAGAAAACGGGCGTGCTGGGTAGCCTATGTAACGTGTGATCGCTGTCTAAAAGTTATTTCTGTAGATTATGATGAAAAGCGCAAACCAGACACGTTCACTAACCATTTTTAAGTGACATTTCTCGTTTGTTATATATGAGGATTGTTCTCCTTACCGAATTAGCAAGTATAACGGCTTCACTATGCAAGTAGCTTACGATGATACAATCTAAAAATATACAAGTAACGTTAATAGTTCGTTTCTGTTATGTAGTGCTGTTTGTTACAAAAACGTAACTTGTTCTTCATTAAAACGTCAACTTGAAACAGAAACCTGGACGTTACGTAGCCTACATTcgagcaaaaaaaacaactatgaTCCTAAACGTAGAACTGTCACGTAGGCTAACTATGATACTAGCCACGAAACTGACAGCTTGTCTGTAAAGTAGCTAGCCTACATAtcgcttgtttttttatcagGGTTCGTCCTTTAAATTGGGTGAAAACGTCAGCCCATTATGTGTTTCTCCAGAAATTATCCTAGTCATTCTGTAAATATTGGATAAGGACTCGCGGATATAGTCATATAACAAGACTTTCAAACGGCAGCTGATTGCAGTTGGATTATGTTTTAGTATCACGCCATCTCATTTACTAGCTACGTTTTATATTTGAACGTGTGGcttaagttaaattaaatagGATAATTTACCTTTCCGTATCTGATCTTCAACAGCTTTCGAGTCTTTTAGCGTAAGTAGCTATTGATTGTACATGAGCAAATGCCGGCCataattctttcattttgtatCCTATAGGAATATTCCAATCCACAAACgagaagaaaacagaaaggagagaaggcTTGTCTCTTTAAAGAGAGACATTGCCTGACAGAAAGACCGAGAGAAGTCTTTTAAATATGAAACTTTCTAGCACTGTAGTGCCGCTCTCCGCTCGTTGCGCTGCCAGTCGTGCTGCACACTCGCATTTCAAAAGAGTATTTAGCAGAAAATGGGGAGCGGACGTGAGCTACGTGCGCATCTAACACTAGACGAGATGAAATGGAGAGCTTTGAACACACGGACCTTATAAACAAAAGCTCTTCGCACGGATCAGAGAGCCGCTCTTCCTCGCAGCAGAAAAACGGTGACAGAGATCTCCTTGTCCGCGGCTCTGATACACAGCCACGACCGAGCATGGGATTGAACGCGCCAGGAGGAACCGCCACGGCGGCGGAGCTGCTCGTCGACCTGGCCTCTAAAACGACCGGCCCTGGATTAGCAGTTATTAAGAAACAAGTGAAGACAGGTCTACCACTTTACCACAGCAGTGTCCTGTCCCCTGCCGCCACCGCTAAAGGCAGCTGCCATGGTGGTTTGGCGCAGACGCCCAACGGCTACGTGAACGGAGTGGCGGAGATGCCGAGTGGCCTCATGCAACCCCTGAGCAGCGCGAGGGAAAATGGGGACAGCCTCCTACACAACACATTTGAGCCTTTGATGAAACGAGGGAAGGCAGAGCTGTGTTTCAGGCAGCCACAGAACCAGCGAAGAAGAAGCAGGGAGAATGAGGACTCGGATCTGCTAGCAGCAGTCGGGTCTGGGGCTGTCAATCGGGGGATTCACAGACCTGGGGAGCTGCCAGTCGTCGACTGTAAGAGGCGACGGGTGGAGGACAACCAGCACAGAGCAGGTTCCCGAACGGCGAAGGAACCGGTGCCTCAATCAGCCGTCGTCGATGGCAACGGGCTTCTTGGCAACCCGCTGCCCGACAGCCACAGGCTTTACCACGGCAACCAAAAAGCGGTGGGCGACTCAAGGCCCCCACCGGACTCCGCCCCTCCGGGACAGAAGACGTGCACGTCGCCGACGGAGGCCCCGCCCATCCCGCCGCCGGCGGCCGGCTGGTCGCCGGAGCGCTTCGCCCAGCAGTACATCGTGCCCTGCATGAAGTACTACGGCATCTGCCTGAAGGACGGCTTCCTGGGGCCGCGGCTGGGCGagcaggtgctggaggaggtggagacgCTCAACCAGAGCGGCAAGTTCCGGGACGGCCAGCTGGTCAGCCAGCGTGCCATCCCGTCCAGCAACATCCGCGGCGACCGGATCGCCTGGGTGGAGGGGCGGGAGCCGGGCTGCGAGGGCATCGGGGCGCTGATGGCGCACATCGACGAGGCCGTCATGCACAGCAGCGTGAACGGCCAGCTGGGAGACTGCGTCATCAACGGCCGCACCAAGGTGAGAGAGAGCCGCGGggccgcgggggcgggggcgagggcgaAGGCCGGTTTCAGTTTGAGCTGGCGTGTGACCcggtcggggggggtggggggggggcatcgtaAAGGCCCGCCCCTCCCTGCTGGGGCTGATTTGCATTCAGGTTAAGCGCCCAGACGATAGGGCTTTCAGGGTCAGGCGATTTGATACCGGGCGAGGTATTGCGATTTCGCGAGTTCCTTCTCATGCAAAgcgtggtgggggtgggggtaggagggggggggggtcctcctcACGCATATTTATGAAACAAGGGAAATTTTGCTAAAGCCTGAGGGTGGATGTAGGTTCACAGGATCAGAGtctggattttgttttcatcttgaGTGCATACATGTTCCCCAAGTCTCCTGCAAACAGTCCCTTCCTTGGcaaaagcacatgcacactATCTGCCCTTCTGATCAGTGTCTCTCCTTGGCTTTGAAGGCTGCTTTTTCTATCTCAATCTCTCACCCGTACGCAAACAGTGCATTCTTACTACTAGTAAGGTCAgttgtgtgcgtgcgggtgtgctTGTGTCGAGTACGCCATTTTGAGCTGCTGctgtagctttttatttttttagctctCGTAATTTAGCGCTGGACCGTGTCATCCAGGCTGAATATTAGTGTTTGCATAACGGAGAGCGTCAGTAATGACTGAatagaaaatacaattttatgagGGCATTTATAAGCAAAATAAAGCTATAGCTGAAGATATTAAAATTGTCTTGTTAGTTCTCTGTTCCCATCAGAAAGGCAGTTTAAAACAGGGAGCCGCTCGTAAGCAACCTGTTTCTTTTAGGCATGCCTTGATATTTGATTCTGGTGATGTCAGAAAGCAACCACTTGTGCgttcctaaccccccccccacccacccactctgACCCCCTGCATTTAGAAACCCACCACCTACCAActccaactcccccccccccccctcggacCTGCGTCATTGTACGTGCCTGTCCTCTAAAGAATGCCGCTGCACGTCACATGGCCTCTCACGCGGGGGTCTCAGCATCACCCGTTACTATGCCTGGCCCCCGGGATCACGGGGGTCAAACAAAGGTCAGCCGAAGGGAAAACgcaaaataaaaacccaggGTGTCGTGAGTTACAGCCGGGGGGGGGTAAATCTGTCTCTCACGAATGTGTTTACGGTCCAGGGCCCACCACAGGCATGCCTCCTGCCTGGCTGCAGGCCCCTTTGATtgtgtgattttatttctttatccgGCATTGCGTCGCATGCCAAAACGGAGACGTATCCCCAGAACAGTGCAGTGCCAGTCCACTGTGAGCTAACCCCACTGGAAGACACTGTGAAGTTAATCTAAAAAGGAGCTTCATTCGTCTCTCTGTTGTTCGGGAGTGCCAGGCTGCGAGTCTTTTTGCAACCTTACTTACTTCTCACTGTTATCATATGAGCAAGTAATGCTCAGTGAGGAACGTCCAGCATCCACTGAATCCGCGGggcggagtgtggcacagtgggtaaggaactgcgcttgtaaccgaaaggtcgcaggtttgattcccgagtaaggacactgccgttgtacccttgagcaaggtacttaacctgcattgcttcagtataggcctatatccagctgtataaatggatacaatgtaaagtgctatgtaaaaagttgtgtaagtcgctctggataagagcgtctgctaaatgcctgtaatgtaatgtaatgtaatgaatcccAGTGAAAAGTACTTTTTAAGGACCAATGGAGCAATGGCGCAGCCTAGATCAAAAACTGCCTGatatgtggttttttttatatgtttggGTTGCTTATGAGCTTCTTCTCCAAATTATAAAACTCCATTTAAGCCCCGCTCCACCTCTACTGCCTCTCTTTAAGTTCCTGGCATGCTTTCTGGGTGCTTTCTGGGTGCCTATATTTATCTGGTTGTATTTTCATTAAGCAAGACAACTGAGCGCCGTGTCAGAAGACTAGCGCTTCACACATTGCACAGTGCGCAGTGGTGTTAGTCTCAGTAGTGCGAGAAGTGCATTATAAACAGCAGCGTCGGCCCTCTGCGAAGCCAGAGCGGATTCAGATGAGCGCATTTATATGTGAAGAAGAACCGCCCTCGTCCTAAAGAGCTTCTTAAGGGAGAGGCGCTACAGACAGGGGGATTTAAATTACATCATTTTGTTACTGTATGGATATGTACTAGCGTAGCATCGAAGGTGCTGTTCTCATTAGCATCTAGCGGATGGAGCAGTTTTGGGTCAGATTTCCCAGCTTTATCGTGGTGACGTAGagagaagacaaaaaaaggaaacgtaCGGATGCCACAGCCCTGtggcctgggagggggggggggggggggtggggggaggagttaAGGAACGTGACATCATCGTCTTGCCCAAAGGATACGTGCGTTTGAGCTGGACCGATGTGAGCAGGAGGGGGTGTGGTGACCATGGTAGGGGtggttttgggggaggggttgtgATTTGTCTGTAAGTGGAAAAGAGGACTTAGATTGCAGAGCATGGAATGGGGGAAGGGGTGTacagtatgggggggggggggcgacaagGTCACAACACCAGTAAGGCTCCTCACAAAAACCTCACCTCTACCTTCTCCATCCTTCTCTCAGCCTCACATAACCTCctcagtgtttctctctctctgtctccttttgctctctccctctctccacttcccccccccccccccccccccccccccccgcagtgtCTTATCAGCTCTCGGCTTGCTTGTCTGCCAAAATATTTCGCCCCGGTTTCCCTGGCAACAGGACACACAGAGCATTGCAGTGCAAATGCATCCCAGTGCCGGTCCTGCAACTTTATCCAGCGCAGCTCCCTGGCTCTTACGTCATGCGTTATTCCGATGCACGACTGCATGCAGCCTTCTTTAGCTGGAGACGAGCCTGCAAAAGTGCCCTGTGTATGGAGCGAGAAAACAACAGCTGAACTGGCCAGTTTATGGGAGTAAGATGCTGAGTTTACTGACTGCAcgcacagtcatacacacacactcacactcacacacacacacacacacacacacacacacacacacacacacagtctaacacacgcacagcctctctctgtcacacacacacacacagtctcacacacacacacacacacactcacacagtctcacacacacacagcctctctctcacacacacactcacacagtctcacacacacacacacacacagtctaacacacacacacacacacacacacacacacatacacacacactcacacactcacacagtctcacacacacacacacacacacgcacagtcatacacacacactcacacagtctcacacacacacagtcaaacacacacacagcctctctctctcacacacacacacacacacacaacgtgcgcagtcttacacacacgcacatgcacacacactcacacagtctcacactctcacacacacacacacacacacacagtctcacacacacacagcctctctctcacacacacacgcacacacacacacagtctctctctcacacacacatgcacagtctctctcacacacacacagtctcacacacacacagcctctctctcacacacacacacacacacagtctctctctcacacacacatgcacagtctctctcacacacacacacatacacacacacatgcacagtcttacacacatacacacacacactgtctcacacatacaccGAGGAGCAGGTCTACGGAGAAGCCAGCCGCCAGTGGGTAGGCAGATAGACATGTCGCAGTAGTCTGTGTTTAACACATCTCCCATAGCAAGATGCTGGGATCaccctagagagagagagagagagacagagagagagagagagagagacagagagagagagagaaagagtaggaaggagacagagagagagtgagagacagcagtgccagagacacacacacagaacatcggTAGTCATGCTGTCTAGCAGGGCCTGTCCTTAGAGATCTCTCCTACTGGGGCTCGAGGATCAGAGACTCTTCATTATGGACCAGACTGAATTTCACTTAAGCAAATACTGCTAACTAATTCAACTGGGACCAGTATACAAATACTTATTGgtacattaaagaaaaataaaaaatcaaagcGAGAAAGCCTCTCATTGCTAATGTGTGGCACTGCTGGTGGACTCGCGGCCTGTCGCCGGAGCTAGTTCAGTTTCAGCAGGTGCACGCTGCACTGCGGCTGAGTGCTGCGTGAGCACGCACAGCCTGGGAAAAGTTCTGGAAGTGGGCAGCAGACCCGGTGTGCCTGGCTCAGAGCCTGGGACGGGCACTCTGGCCCTCGCAGGTGGTCAGTTCTGCAAacctgagggaggggggaggggggagggggaggggccggggggggggggggggggtgctgtctgCTGCAATAGACCAGCACTTGCCAGCAGGTTCTCACATGttttagaaaatgtgtaatgggaaatctttttcttttttctttctttttttacatgttaTAATTGGTATAGCAACGGGTCACAGCGTGTGTAGCCAATGTCTTTTGCAactcctcaccccacccccccccacccccaaggttttggtacaaaaaataaataggagTTCTGGGATGAATGCAAGGACGAGTCCATTTGTAATCATTCGGAGAAAAACGTCCTGGCCCTCGTCACTAGGCGATGAGTCACCGGGTTTACTGTATGGGAGGCCTGGGGTCAAGGTCTGTGtttgcacccccacccccacatgtaggggaggggggggagtggagaaTGCTGATCAGCTTGATAGCCCTGTTAATCATTCTATTAAAGATGGCAAACGAGGCTGTACAGTGGAACGGAGCTGTGGGGTCGTGGGTGGCAAGTACAGTCAAGATGGAGGAGGCGAACTTTGCCCAGCAGATGACAGAGGCATTTACAGAACCTgtgcaaacacttttttttttttagcatttaaagtGTTTAGTAAGCCAAAAGGTAAAAGGTGCATGCTTGATTATATAAATGACACAAATATATcaattgtgtattgttttattgtaaaataataaaacagaatttttgtgtaaaatgtttcatttctgaaTGACACTTCACAAGAGCTGGGGGTCTGTTCTGTATGGATGCCAAGTTCACTCCTGATTGGCAGCCCACCAAACAGTCgcactgctgattggttaatatATTAAATGGCGCGTTAGTTACGCAAGACCTCCGTGGCCTCCAAATTACCAGTATGAAATCCTCCCGTAAAACTTTCTTGTttttaggttaaaaaaaaagacttaattcTCAACCGAATGAAACTAAGCTTAATATCATGGTTTTATTTGGTTCTTTATGCGTTACATAAGACAGAAGCAATCGGTACCTCCAGGTAAAACGCGATCTGGGGCACAGTTACTCACTCCTGCTCCATTAACCATCCTTAATGGATCGTTTTACGGCTCTGTCTCTCGGAAGCGTGGCCTCCAGGGCCGAGC from Anguilla anguilla isolate fAngAng1 chromosome 12, fAngAng1.pri, whole genome shotgun sequence encodes the following:
- the egln2 gene encoding uncharacterized protein egln2 isoform X3 → MESFEHTDLINKSSSHGSESRSSSQQKNGDRDLLVRGSDTQPRPSMGLNAPGGTATAAELLVDLASKTTGPGLAVIKKQVKTGLPLYHSSVLSPAATAKGSCHGGLAQTPNGYVNGVAEMPSGLMQPLSSARENGDSLLHNTFEPLMKRGKAELCFRQPQNQRRRSRENEDSDLLAAVGSGAVNRGIHRPGELPVVDCKRRRVEDNQHRAGSRTAKEPVPQSAVVDGNGLLGNPLPDSHRLYHGNQKAVGDSRPPPDSAPPGQKTCTSPTEAPPIPPPAAGWSPERFAQQYIVPCMKYYGICLKDGFLGPRLGEQVLEEVETLNQSGKFRDGQLVSQRAIPSSNIRGDRIAWVEGREPGCEGIGALMAHIDEAVMHSSVNGQLGDCVINGRTKMANEAVQWNGAVGSWVASTVKMEEANFAQQMTEAFTEPVQTLFFF
- the egln2 gene encoding prolyl hydroxylase EGLN2 isoform X1, translating into MESFEHTDLINKSSSHGSESRSSSQQKNGDRDLLVRGSDTQPRPSMGLNAPGGTATAAELLVDLASKTTGPGLAVIKKQVKTGLPLYHSSVLSPAATAKGSCHGGLAQTPNGYVNGVAEMPSGLMQPLSSARENGDSLLHNTFEPLMKRGKAELCFRQPQNQRRRSRENEDSDLLAAVGSGAVNRGIHRPGELPVVDCKRRRVEDNQHRAGSRTAKEPVPQSAVVDGNGLLGNPLPDSHRLYHGNQKAVGDSRPPPDSAPPGQKTCTSPTEAPPIPPPAAGWSPERFAQQYIVPCMKYYGICLKDGFLGPRLGEQVLEEVETLNQSGKFRDGQLVSQRAIPSSNIRGDRIAWVEGREPGCEGIGALMAHIDEAVMHSSVNGQLGDCVINGRTKAMVACYPGNGTGYVRHVDNPNGDGRCITCIYYLNKNWDVKVHGGLLQIYPEGRSVVANIEPVFDRLLIFWSDRRNPHEVKPAFATRYAITVWYFDAKERAEAKEKYRLATGQKGVQVPVTSSGKC
- the egln2 gene encoding uncharacterized protein egln2 isoform X2, giving the protein MESFEHTDLINKSSSHGSESRSSSQQKNGDRDLLVRGSDTQPRPSMGLNAPGGTATAAELLVDLASKTTGPGLAVIKKQVKTGLPLYHSSVLSPAATAKGSCHGGLAQTPNGYVNGVAEMPSGLMQPLSSARENGDSLLHNTFEPLMKRGKAELCFRQPQNQRRRSRENEDSDLLAAVGSGAVNRGIHRPGELPVVDCKRRRVEDNQHRAGSRTAKEPVPQSAVVDGNGLLGNPLPDSHRLYHGNQKAVGDSRPPPDSAPPGQKTCTSPTEAPPIPPPAAGWSPERFAQQYIVPCMKYYGICLKDGFLGPRLGEQVLEEVETLNQSGKFRDGQLVSQRAIPSSNIRGDRIAWVEGREPGCEGIGALMAHIDEAVMHSSVNGQLGDCVINGRTKAMVACYPGNGTGYVRHVDNPNGDGRCITCIYYLNKNWDVKLCYHSLVL